Proteins from a genomic interval of Lusitaniella coriacea LEGE 07157:
- a CDS encoding Uma2 family endonuclease, with amino-acid sequence MSSVKPLDPPQDISQEIAFPPGDLFSDEPPLESELHLRQILLLLQSLEWFWNARQDFYACGNLTIYYSPNQRKSEQFRGPDFFVVLGVERKPRKSWVVWQEDGKYPNLIIEILSSSTAKTDRGLKKQIYQDIFRTPDYFWFDPDSLEFQGFHLVDGEYQDLQPNANGQLWSQQLQLYLGVHNSKLRWFDRENQLLLMPEEVARQEQQQREQAEQKALVEQQQREQTEQQLAETKTLLARYRERFGELPEQ; translated from the coding sequence ATGTCCTCCGTCAAACCCCTAGACCCTCCCCAAGACATCTCGCAAGAGATTGCATTTCCTCCCGGCGACCTATTTAGCGACGAACCTCCTTTGGAAAGCGAACTTCACCTCCGACAAATTCTCCTCCTGCTCCAAAGTCTCGAATGGTTTTGGAACGCCCGCCAAGACTTTTACGCTTGTGGCAACCTCACCATCTATTACAGTCCCAACCAGCGTAAGTCCGAGCAATTCCGAGGTCCCGATTTTTTTGTCGTCTTGGGAGTCGAGCGCAAACCCCGAAAAAGTTGGGTCGTTTGGCAAGAAGATGGAAAATACCCTAACCTGATTATCGAAATTCTCTCCTCTTCTACTGCCAAAACCGATCGCGGATTAAAAAAACAAATTTATCAAGATATTTTCCGCACCCCGGATTATTTTTGGTTTGACCCTGACAGCCTCGAATTCCAAGGCTTTCACTTGGTCGATGGCGAATACCAAGACCTCCAACCCAACGCTAACGGTCAATTATGGAGTCAGCAGCTACAGCTTTATTTAGGCGTTCATAACTCGAAATTGCGATGGTTTGACCGAGAGAATCAATTGCTGTTAATGCCAGAAGAAGTTGCACGACAAGAACAGCAACAGCGCGAACAAGCCGAACAAAAAGCCTTAGTCGAACAGCAACAACGCGAGCAAACAGAACAACAACTCGCCGAAACAAAAACCTTACTCGCCCGCTATCGCGAACGCTTCGGAGAACTCCCCGAACAGTAA